The Apium graveolens cultivar Ventura chromosome 6, ASM990537v1, whole genome shotgun sequence genome contains a region encoding:
- the LOC141664995 gene encoding uncharacterized protein LOC141664995, which yields MDSAYTVWQELNERFSIVSGHKFYETQRDLFKLEQGNDSIEFYFHKRKGFWDEIKALEPIIKCSCGAIKDWENKLEKTRLIQFLMGLHSSYTAARGQLLMMSSWPTVNQAFMLLKQEEKQR from the coding sequence ATGGATAGTGCATATACTGTTTGGCAGGAACTGAATGAACGCTTCTCTATCGTAAGTGGTCACAAATTTTATGAAACCCAACGTGATCTGTTTAAATTGGAACAAGGAAACGATTCCATTGAGTTTTATTTTCACAAACGCAAAGGTTTTTGGGATGAGATTAAAGCCTTGGAGCCTATAATCAAGTGTTCTTGTGGTGCCATCAAGGACTGGGAAAATAAGCTTGAAAAAACCAGACTCATCCAATTTCTAATGGGTTTGCACTCCAGTTATACTGCTGCAAGAGGCCAGCTACTAATGATGTCTTCATGGCCTACAGTTAATCAGGCTTTTATGCTTCTTAAACAAGAAGAAAAGCAGAGATAG